A part of Candidatus Electrothrix aestuarii genomic DNA contains:
- the speA gene encoding biosynthetic arginine decarboxylase, which translates to MRRKKKWCTTDSAQLYNIAQWGEGLFGINQAGELTVSPRLDKGTISLYAIAQDLTQQGISLPILLRFPEILEQRVKKLNYAFAQAIKKEEYTGTYTTIYPIKVNQQHIVVNTLASTNLIGLEAGSKAEMMAILTLPVSNNTTIVCNGYKDREYIRLALVAQKLGLCSYIVIEKATEVKIITEEAAALNIVPQLGIRIRLASVGQGKWQDSGGEKAKFGLNAAQILDAIKLLRKEGLINSLKLMHFHVGSQIPNIHDIQKILTEAARFYAELHALNVPINVIDAGGGLGVDYEGSLSSRPFSRNYTTEEYADNIIYTFKEICKAHQLPHPDILTETGRAIAAYHSMLLTDIVNTELSTYFSPIRSKSRDDDPDIIKDLQFQLGNISPHSALEAYHNATYWLHEAHVMFSYGIITLEQRAHAEQLIHNTYLKVSNILKKKEYSIAHYEALDDLKDKLVDRYFVNFSLFSSAPDAWAIQQLFPIMPLHRLHEYPDRHVTLHDLTCDSDGHFDKYVHSHGFESHLPLHTSVNDEPYLIGIFLIGAYQESLSNLHNLFGTAHSVNVYTTEKGGYTISDISKGDSVTNMIKYFQYNTDQIQPSPLQKRLSNLQEDSEQRDKYIQVIEAALKNYTYFMRKNHDV; encoded by the coding sequence ATGAGGAGAAAAAAAAAATGGTGTACCACTGACTCAGCTCAGCTTTACAATATCGCGCAGTGGGGAGAAGGACTTTTTGGGATTAATCAAGCAGGGGAGTTAACCGTTTCCCCTCGGCTAGACAAAGGTACAATCAGCCTTTATGCTATAGCCCAGGATTTGACACAGCAGGGGATCTCTCTTCCGATCTTACTACGATTTCCCGAGATCCTGGAACAGAGAGTAAAAAAACTCAACTATGCTTTTGCCCAAGCAATTAAAAAAGAGGAATACACTGGTACCTACACAACTATTTACCCAATTAAAGTAAATCAACAACATATCGTTGTCAATACATTAGCCTCAACAAACCTCATAGGTTTAGAGGCAGGAAGCAAAGCCGAAATGATGGCCATACTGACGCTACCTGTTTCTAACAATACAACCATCGTATGTAATGGATATAAAGATCGAGAATATATCCGTCTTGCTCTAGTCGCGCAAAAATTAGGCCTGTGTAGTTACATTGTCATAGAAAAAGCAACGGAAGTGAAAATAATCACTGAAGAGGCTGCTGCGTTAAATATAGTACCACAACTGGGTATACGCATTCGGCTTGCTTCGGTTGGACAGGGAAAATGGCAGGACAGCGGAGGAGAAAAAGCCAAATTTGGCCTGAATGCCGCACAAATACTGGATGCCATAAAGCTCTTACGGAAGGAAGGACTGATCAACTCCTTAAAACTGATGCATTTTCATGTTGGTTCGCAAATCCCCAACATACATGATATTCAAAAGATCCTCACCGAAGCAGCCCGATTTTATGCGGAGCTGCATGCCCTCAATGTCCCAATTAATGTAATCGACGCAGGTGGTGGTTTAGGCGTTGATTATGAAGGATCACTGTCAAGCCGCCCCTTTTCAAGGAATTATACAACGGAAGAATACGCAGATAATATAATCTATACATTTAAAGAAATCTGCAAAGCACACCAACTTCCTCATCCAGATATACTCACAGAAACAGGTCGAGCTATTGCTGCCTATCACTCCATGTTATTAACAGATATTGTTAATACAGAACTCTCAACCTATTTTTCTCCCATACGCAGCAAATCACGCGACGATGACCCCGATATCATCAAAGATCTTCAGTTTCAACTTGGCAATATTTCACCACACTCAGCGCTTGAGGCATATCATAATGCAACATACTGGCTGCATGAAGCTCATGTGATGTTCTCCTACGGTATCATTACGCTTGAACAGCGTGCCCATGCCGAACAGCTTATTCATAATACCTATTTAAAAGTCAGCAATATACTGAAGAAAAAGGAATACTCTATTGCCCATTATGAGGCCCTGGATGATCTCAAGGACAAATTAGTGGACAGATATTTTGTTAATTTTTCTCTTTTTTCCTCAGCACCTGATGCATGGGCAATACAGCAGTTGTTTCCTATCATGCCTCTTCATCGGCTACATGAGTATCCTGATAGGCATGTCACGCTACATGATCTTACCTGTGATTCTGATGGACATTTTGACAAATACGTTCACAGTCATGGATTTGAATCTCATTTACCCTTACATACATCTGTCAATGATGAACCATACCTCATTGGAATATTCCTTATAGGTGCTTACCAGGAGAGCCTCAGTAATCTCCACAATTTATTCGGAACTGCACACTCAGTTAATGTATACACGACCGAAAAAGGAGGATACACCATATCAGATATTTCAAAAGGTGACTCTGTAACTAATATGATCAAATATTTTCAATACAATACAGACCAAATACAACCCTCCCCTCTTCAAAAGCGTTTATCAAATCTTCAAGAGGACTCGGAACAACGAGATAAATATATACAAGTAATAGAAGCGGCACTCAAGAACTACACCTACTTCATGAGGAAGAACCACGATGTCTGA
- a CDS encoding MFS transporter, translating into MTQDIDAVSQAEPSERSWKQSMQAWLHPRVVTMLFFGFSAGIPILLIFSSLSLWLREAGVNRSAVTFFSWAALGYSFKFVWAPLVDTLPLPFLTKKLGRRRGWLLFAQLAVITAICLMALTDPASGQQSLIYMAFAAVMLGFSSATQDIVIDAYRIECAEKDMQALLSSSYIAGYRVGMLVAGAGALFLAFWFGTSKEAYSYVAWQYSYLCMAGIMLVGVATTLLIPEPEANSKNYDYPASYYLRFLFLFVCTVMAFITVFFLSGNTVSLLNGMLRGLTSTLPETPGPLVSFLAEAGRLLAALLGALTTAFFLMRWNLVDGSMVSQTYINPVLDFFKRYGVQTALLLLTLVGFYRISDIVLGVIANVFYQDMGFSKETIASVIKTFGLFMTLLGGFLGGTLTVRYGVMKILFLGALLSSLTNLLFMLLAEAGNNVPLLYLVISADNLSGGIATTAFVAFLASLTNISFTAVQYAIFSSLMTLLPKLIGGYSGTMVTAWGYQQFFLITALMGIPVLVLIWLAAKRLQ; encoded by the coding sequence ATGACCCAAGACATTGATGCAGTTTCCCAAGCGGAACCGAGTGAAAGGAGTTGGAAACAAAGTATGCAGGCTTGGCTCCATCCTCGGGTGGTGACCATGCTTTTCTTTGGATTCTCTGCGGGCATCCCCATTCTGCTCATCTTTTCCAGCCTCTCCCTCTGGCTCAGGGAGGCCGGAGTCAATCGTTCTGCTGTGACCTTTTTCAGTTGGGCTGCTTTGGGCTATTCCTTTAAATTTGTCTGGGCCCCTCTGGTCGACACCCTTCCCCTTCCCTTTCTCACCAAAAAACTCGGCAGAAGACGAGGCTGGCTACTCTTTGCCCAGCTCGCGGTCATTACCGCCATCTGCCTTATGGCCCTGACTGACCCTGCAAGTGGACAACAAAGTCTGATTTATATGGCTTTCGCTGCGGTGATGCTCGGTTTTTCTTCAGCCACTCAGGATATCGTCATTGATGCCTACCGCATAGAATGTGCAGAAAAAGACATGCAGGCCCTTCTGTCCTCATCCTATATTGCAGGATATCGGGTCGGGATGCTCGTTGCCGGGGCAGGAGCCCTATTCCTGGCCTTTTGGTTCGGAACAAGCAAAGAAGCCTACAGCTATGTAGCTTGGCAATACAGTTATCTCTGTATGGCCGGGATCATGCTCGTCGGCGTGGCGACGACCCTACTCATCCCGGAACCGGAAGCCAACTCCAAGAATTACGATTATCCTGCCAGTTATTACCTTCGTTTTCTCTTTCTCTTTGTTTGTACTGTCATGGCCTTTATCACGGTCTTTTTTCTCAGTGGTAATACAGTCAGCCTGCTCAACGGTATGCTCCGTGGCCTGACCTCAACTCTTCCCGAAACTCCGGGCCCGCTGGTTTCCTTTCTGGCTGAGGCTGGCCGTTTATTGGCAGCCCTACTCGGCGCCTTAACTACCGCTTTTTTTCTCATGCGCTGGAACCTAGTAGATGGCAGCATGGTCAGCCAGACCTACATCAATCCGGTGCTTGATTTTTTTAAGCGCTACGGTGTACAGACAGCCCTGCTTCTCCTCACCCTGGTGGGCTTCTACCGCATCTCAGATATTGTCCTTGGGGTCATTGCCAACGTTTTTTATCAGGACATGGGTTTTTCCAAAGAAACCATAGCCAGTGTGATCAAAACCTTTGGCCTGTTCATGACCCTGCTGGGCGGTTTTCTCGGCGGCACCCTGACAGTTCGCTACGGAGTGATGAAAATTCTCTTCCTTGGTGCCCTGCTCTCCAGCCTTACCAATCTGCTCTTTATGTTACTGGCAGAAGCTGGCAATAACGTCCCACTTCTCTACCTGGTGATCTCAGCCGATAACCTCAGTGGCGGCATTGCAACCACAGCCTTTGTTGCCTTCCTCGCAAGCTTAACCAATATTTCTTTTACAGCTGTTCAATACGCCATCTTCAGCTCTCTTATGACCCTTCTGCCTAAACTGATCGGTGGTTACTCTGGCACGATGGTCACGGCCTGGGGGTATCAGCAGTTTTTTCTTATTACGGCTTTGATGGGTATACCGGTGCTGGTACTGATTTGGTTGGCAGCAAAACGTCTTCAATGA
- a CDS encoding nucleoside deaminase: MQNTRENDKKFMRHALDQARLALEEGEFPVGCAIVQGDTILQSGRRRNSEGAESNEIDHAEMVTLRALLAEQSGLDYQGITVYSTMEPCLMCYTTLLLSGVRRFVWAYEDVMGGGTNLPLQHLPPLYRDMQVELVSDVLRQESLSLFAQFFQNYTYWQDSLIAEYTLTQYQQLIEGTDRNPQT; encoded by the coding sequence ATGCAGAACACGAGAGAAAACGATAAAAAATTTATGCGGCATGCTTTGGACCAAGCACGCTTGGCTCTGGAAGAAGGAGAGTTTCCTGTAGGCTGTGCAATAGTACAGGGAGACACCATCTTGCAAAGCGGTCGCCGCCGGAACAGCGAAGGCGCTGAAAGTAATGAAATTGACCATGCGGAAATGGTGACGCTGCGCGCTCTGCTTGCTGAGCAATCAGGACTTGACTATCAAGGCATAACCGTCTATTCAACTATGGAACCCTGCCTGATGTGTTATACGACCTTACTCCTTTCCGGGGTGCGTCGTTTTGTCTGGGCCTACGAGGATGTGATGGGCGGAGGAACCAACCTGCCTCTCCAACATCTGCCCCCCCTGTACCGGGATATGCAGGTAGAGCTGGTTTCAGATGTTCTTCGCCAGGAAAGCCTGAGCCTGTTCGCTCAGTTTTTTCAAAACTACACCTATTGGCAGGACAGTCTGATCGCCGAGTATACCCTTACGCAATACCAACAACTCATAGAGGGAACAGATCGTAACCCGCAGACCTGA
- a CDS encoding class I SAM-dependent methyltransferase — protein sequence MSDKQKYDDALFSINSVPPKDWQEEPAEFTDGKLTIAGHPVMQDWEKPYMQELARIATSNGGVVLELGFGLGLSASYIQQHPIEKHIIIEANKDVFVRLKEFAEKAPHQVEPLFGLWEEVISTIPDESIDGILYDTYLTSFDNEDQFAYEYFPFFKDAYRILRKGGIFTYFSSEISDFSPEHIKMLKDTGFTSIDKVVCPVTPPSDCLYWKSDTIIAPIVKK from the coding sequence ATGTCTGACAAGCAAAAATATGATGATGCACTTTTTTCTATTAATTCAGTCCCTCCAAAAGACTGGCAAGAAGAGCCAGCTGAATTTACAGACGGTAAGCTCACCATTGCTGGTCATCCGGTTATGCAGGACTGGGAAAAGCCCTATATGCAGGAGCTTGCACGAATAGCCACATCAAATGGAGGTGTTGTGCTTGAACTGGGGTTTGGTCTTGGTCTTTCAGCAAGCTATATCCAACAACACCCCATAGAAAAACATATAATCATAGAGGCAAATAAAGATGTTTTTGTCCGGCTGAAGGAGTTTGCAGAAAAAGCGCCGCATCAAGTTGAGCCCCTATTTGGTCTTTGGGAAGAGGTCATCAGCACAATTCCAGACGAAAGTATCGATGGTATTTTATACGATACGTATCTCACAAGTTTTGATAATGAGGATCAATTTGCCTATGAATATTTTCCTTTTTTCAAAGACGCCTACCGAATTCTGCGGAAAGGAGGAATTTTTACCTATTTTTCCTCGGAGATATCAGATTTTTCTCCAGAACACATTAAAATGCTGAAAGACACCGGATTCACTTCTATAGACAAAGTAGTCTGTCCTGTAACTCCTCCTTCTGATTGTTTGTACTGGAAGAGTGACACAATAATTGCACCTATTGTAAAAAAATAA